The window GTAGTGCGCTAGCCGCAAATGCCGATGCCGCCATAGCCTTTGCCAATACAAATATCGCTAGTGCTACAGCCATGATTACCTGGATGTTTTATGAACGTTTCTCTAACCGTAAAATGAGTGCTGTAGGCGCATGTATCGGTGCTATTGTCGGATTGGTTGCCATTACTCCTGCTGCAGGTTTTGTTACTATTTCACAAAGTATATTTATAGGATTTGCAACTGCCATAACCAGTAATATCGCTATTTCATTATTTTCTAAAACCGGTATTGACGACACACTAGACGTTTTCCCTAGTCATGGAGTTGGTGGGATTGTAGGTATGATACTCACCGCTGTTTTTGCAGATGAAGTAGGACTAGTTTATGGTGAGACAGAAACCTTTATGTGGCATATCATAGCACTTATAGGCGTTTCTGTGTTTACCTTCGGTGGTAGTTTGTTATTCTACAAACTGGTTGATATTTTGATACCTATAAGAGTAAGAGACGATCAAGAAGAGCGCGGACTAGATGCTAGCCAGCATGGGGAGACTATTGAATAACAAAACTATTGCTTACTATTTCTTTTAATTCCATTTTCGGGAAATACAGCATCATAAGAAAAGGCATCTTCAGGAATTTCTTGAAAACAGCTATATATGTGAGCATTGTCCGAATTCAAAAGTTTATTATTTGCATCTAACTTAAGGTAAAGGATATAAATTTCTTCTCCGCCGCCGCACATACCTCTACCATTACCACCAGGTTTTGATGGCACGCTTATCTCCATAAGAAGATGATTTTCATCAGAAACTTCTTCATGACCTATAATGTCAACAGCATAAGCATAAGAGAAGTAATCGTCTAAAGCCCCTAAATCTAAAATGATGCTACCTTTATTGGTAAGATATACTTGCTGAGTTCCTAGTTCCCAAAACTTATCTTGTGGATTGCTAAGAAAATTTACTTCTAGTCCACCTGTAGAATCAGTTTTTCTCCATTTCAAACCATTGAAAATTCCATTTTCTGCACTCGTTTCAAATACTTCATCATAAGAAGTTACTTGGCACGCATAATCGTCAGTTACTTCAGTTTCAAAATCGCCGTCGTACTTTGCAAAAATCTTAAAACCTTCTTCTTCGGGATAACTGGAATAATAAAACAGAATAGGTATCGTCTCTTGACTATTGCCATATTTATACCAGCCTGTAAACTCTTGTTGATACTCGCAATAACCTATTTTCTCAATATACATTGTAATAGGATATTTACCGATATATCCATGTAATAACATCGTATTATTAGGGATGATTTTTGAAGAATAGGTTTGCGCTTTCGCGAAAGCGAAACTTAAAAACATCAATACGAACACAACCTTTTTCATCATTTAAATCATTGCAAGAAACTCTTGCTCGCTAATCATCGTTATACCCAATTTCTCTGCTTTTTCAAGTTTAGACGGTCCCATTTTATCACCACGGATCAAATAGTCAGTCTTACTAGAAATAGAACTAGAGTTCTTACCACCGTTATTCTCTACCAGCTTCTTTAAATCATTTCTAGACATTTCGAAAACGCCTGAAATCACAAAACTTTTACCAGATAACTTGTCAGTCTGGCCTTCTAATTGCTCTTCACTCAATGCAAATTGTAGACCAGCATTTTTTAAGCGTTCTACTATCGCCATTTGATCCTCATTCTGGATGAATTCCACTAGAGATTGAGCAATACTTTCTCCTATTTCTGGAACAGCGGTTAATTCTTCCATCTTCTTATCTGCGGCACTCGAAACATCAGCAAATAAATCGATAGAAGTCTTTTCTGGTTCTGCTGGCATATTAAATAACGAGTCAATATTTTTATAATGTTTAGCTAGTTTTTTAGCTATTGTTTCGCCTACATATCTAATCCCTAGCCCGAACAGCACACGCTCAAAAGGCACTTGCTTACTAGCCTCTATTCCATTAATCATATTCTCGGCACTTTTTTGGGCCATGCGTTCTAGCGGTAAAACCTGCTCCACCGTTAGGTCGTATAAATCTGCATAGTTGTTGATGAAACCTGCGTCGACTAACTGACCTACAGTCTCTGCTCCTATCCCATCAATATCCATCGCTTTGCGAGAAATAAAATGCTCAATCCTACCTTTCACTTGTGGAGGACAGGCCATGTCGTTAGGACAGTAATGCTTTGCATCTCCTTCGTTACGAACTAACTCTGTATTACATTCTGGGCAGCGCGTGGCATACACCGTAGGAGTGGAATTTTCTGGTCGTTTAGTTAAATCTACAGCCACTATTTTAGGAATGATCTCACCACCTTTTTCTACATATACCTCATCGCCTACTCTTATATCTAGTTTTTCTATCTGATCTGCATTGTGAAGGCTTGCACGTCTTACAGTAGTTCCAGATATTTCTACAGCTTCTAGATTAGCCACTGGTGTGATAGAGCCAGTACGACCTACTTGATAGGTAATTTCCTCTAGTCTCGTCGATACTTGCTCTGCTGCAAACTTATAAGCCATCGCCCATTTAGGCGCTTTGGCAGTAAAACCTAACTCATCTTGTTGATCAAGCGAATTCACTTTTATTACAACACCATCGGTTTCATATGGTAGCTCTTTGCGAGCTACATCCCAGTGATTGATAAATTCAAACACTTCTTCTATGGAGTTGACTAATTTACTTTCTAGAGGTGCTTTGAAACCCCATTTTCTCGCAAGCGTTAAAGAATCAAACTGACTTTTTACTGGTAAATTTTCACCAGCAAGTTGGTACAACAAACAGTCCAATGGTCTTTTTGCCACCTCAGCACTATCCTGCAACTTTAAACTACCACTAGCCGTATTACGCGGATTGCGATATAAATCCAGTCCTTGTTCGGCTCGTTCTTCATTCATTTTATGAAATCCATCCCAAGGCAGCACAATCTCACCACGTATTTCAAATTTGTCAGGCACATCATAGGCTTTTAATTGCAATGGCACTGATTTAATGGTGCGCACATTGGCCGTTACTTCATCACCTTGATTTCCATCACCACGAGTTACTGCTTGAACAAACTTTCCGTCTTCATAATGTAAACTAATACTGGCACCATCATATTTGAGCTCACAAGTATACTGAATTTCGCCATCTACTATTTTTTTGATACGCGTTTCCCAATCGCGCAAATCCTCGATGGAATAAGAATTATCCAGCGAGTACATACGGTTGATATGCTTAACGGTATTGAAATTTTTAGTAACCTCACCACCTACACGTACAGATGGACTGGTCGAGTCATAGAACTCTGGATGAGCAGCTTCTAGCGTTTTTAATTGCTCCAGTTTCTTATCAAACTCAAAGTCTGAAATAGTAGGATTATCGTTAACGTAGTAATTATAATTGTGCTCACGCAACTCATCACGCAAGGATTGTATTTGTTCTTTTGGACTCATAGAAAATGTGCTATCTTCTGCTCAAATTTTAAGAATCTAAAATACAATAATGAGCGCTAGATTTCTAATTCTTTGTAGTTTGATATTAACACTGTTTTCATGTGCTGAGCCTCAGGTAAAATTATTAAGTCCGTCCATTATTCCTGCCCCTCAATCCTTACAAGTAAATGCTGGACACTTCACTATTAATGAAGAAACTACGTTGAGTAATAACGACGATTTTACAGCTTCCTATAACTTCCTTAACAACTTTCTAGAACACGCAACAGATCGCACATGGAAAACAGAATACAGCGAGACTAACTCAATAATTCTGGAATACGATGACAGTATTTCATCAAAAGAAGGATATTCGATTGAAAGTAACGAGCATAATATAACTATAAAAGCCAGTACCGATGCAGGTGCGTTCTACGCAGTACAATCTCTCCTACAATTAATGCCTGCAGATCACAATAACACAACCGAAATTCATATTCCAGCAGTCACGATAAAAGATGAACCACGTTTTAAATATCGTGGTATGCACCTCGATGTGTCGCGACATATGTACGATGTTGATTTTATCAAAAAATACATCAACGCGATGGCCATGCTCAAGATGAACAACTTTCACTGGCACCTTACTGACGACCAAGGCTGGCGCATCGAGATCAAGAAATATCCGCGATTACAAGAAGTAGCAGCTTATCGTGACAGCACTTTATTGGGTCATTATAACGACACACCACATCAATATGACGGTAAAAAGTACGGTGGTTTTTATACACAAGAAGAAGTTCGTGAGGTGATCGCTTTCGCGAAAGCGAGACACATCAACGTCATTCCAGAAATAGAAATGCCTGGTCATGCACAAGCCGCTATAGCTGCCTATCCAGAATTGGGTTGTACTGGAGAAAATGTCCAAGTCGCTATGAAATGGGGCGTTTTTGAAGACATCTACTGCCCTAGCGAAGAAACTTTTACATTCCTAGAAAACGTACTGGACGAAGTGATGGAATTATTTCCATCCAAATACATTCACATAGGTGGCGATGAAGCACCGAAAACCCAATGGAAAACAAGCGATGTCGCTCAACAAGTGATTAAAGAAAATGGATTAAAAGACGAGCATGAATTGCAATCCTATTTTATCCAGCGCATGGAAAAATATTTGAACTCAAAAGGTCGACAAATCATAGGATGGGACGAGATTTTAGAAGGTGGACTCGCACCTAATGCTACAGTAATGAGCTGGCGTGGCACCAATGGAGCTGTCGAAGCTGCAAAAGCTAGGCATGACGTGATCATGACGCCTACATCGCACGCCTATTTTGATTACTATCAAAGTGAAAATGATGATGAACCACTCGCGATAGGAGGTTTTTTACCACTTGAAAAAGTCTATAACTTTAATCCTATTCCTAAAGAATTGAGCGATGAAGAAGCTATTCATGTTTTAGGAGTTCAAGGAAATGTATGGACAGAATATATGACGACCAGTGAGCAAGTAGAATACATGGCTTTTCCACGCATGCTGGCGATGAGCGAAGTCGCATGGAGTGTAGACGAAAATAAGAACTATGACAGTTTTATAAATCGAGTGGAATATTTTCATAAGCGATTAGATGCGATGGATATCAACTATGCCAACCATTTATATGAAATTGAAGGAACCTTAAATGAAGATCAAGCATATGAGTTAAGCACCAAAACTATCGGAAAACAAATAAGATTTACAACTGATGGATCTGAACCTGACTCATCTTCTACGGTTTATGAATCTCCTTTTCCCTTCACGGCAGACATGACTTTAAAAGCTCAAGTTTTTGATGATGATGAACCACTCGGTCGTTTATTTACTCAAGAACTCCTTTACCATAAAGGTGTAGGCGCAACGATTAGTATCAATAAAGAGCCACATAATTCTTATCCTGGAAGTGGCGCTAGTGGATTGATCAACGGAATTAAAGGAAGTGATTCTAGATATGGAGACAGTGAATGGTTGGGATTTTGGGGAGATGATATTGAGATAGAAATTACTTTTAAAGAACCTGTTTTAATATCAGAAATCGAGCTAAGGTTTTACAACGCTCCTGGACAGTGGATTTATGCGCCTGAAGAATTTTCGTTTTATTCTAGATTTGAAAGCGGAGTTCTAGTTGCAGATAAAATTTTATTTAAAAATGAGTTTCAAAGTTCGCTAGTGGATTTTAAGTATGAATTTGGAAAATATAACAAAGGCTATAAATCAAGAAATGTAAAATTCATAATCCCAAACTACGGCATCATTCCGGATGGAAATCAAGGTGCAGGAAATAAAGCGTGGACATTCATAGACGAAATCATCATTAAATAATATGTTACTAGAAATCTGCGCTTCAAATTACCAAAGTGCTTTAAACGCTCAAAAAGCTGGTGCACATCGCATAGAGTTATGCAGTGAGCTTGCCGTTGGCGGTATTACACCTAGTTATGGATTGCTCAAAAAGGTAATGGAAGAACTCACCATTCCCGTAATGGTATTGATACGTCCACGCTCTGGGAACTTTGTCTTCAGCAATGCCGATTTTGATATCATGAAACGTGATATAGAGCTATGTAAAGAATTAGGTTGTGCTGGAATTGTTTCTGGTGTATTGACTGCAGATTTCAAAATAGACATCAGACGTACGAGTGAATTGATAGAACTCGCAAGACCATTACCTTTTACCTTTCATAGAGCCTTTGACCATATTAATAATCCAGAACAAGCCGTTGTGGATTTAGTGAATTTAGGCGCAAAACGTATCCTTACTTCTGGACAGTATTCTAAAGCGATTGATGGACTAGAAAATTTGAAGCGTTATCAAGAAATTGGAAGTGATGAATTGATCATCATGCCTGGTGGTGGGATTAATGCTGGTAATAATTCCGCTTTCGCGAAAGCGAATTTCAAAGAAGTTCACGCCAGTGCCACAGAAATTATCGAGCAAACTAAAGAAGAAAAAGTTCCTATGAACTCACCCAAGTTTCTTCAAGAGAACATAGAAGTGATCTC is drawn from Nonlabens dokdonensis DSW-6 and contains these coding sequences:
- the ligA gene encoding NAD-dependent DNA ligase LigA, with product MSPKEQIQSLRDELREHNYNYYVNDNPTISDFEFDKKLEQLKTLEAAHPEFYDSTSPSVRVGGEVTKNFNTVKHINRMYSLDNSYSIEDLRDWETRIKKIVDGEIQYTCELKYDGASISLHYEDGKFVQAVTRGDGNQGDEVTANVRTIKSVPLQLKAYDVPDKFEIRGEIVLPWDGFHKMNEERAEQGLDLYRNPRNTASGSLKLQDSAEVAKRPLDCLLYQLAGENLPVKSQFDSLTLARKWGFKAPLESKLVNSIEEVFEFINHWDVARKELPYETDGVVIKVNSLDQQDELGFTAKAPKWAMAYKFAAEQVSTRLEEITYQVGRTGSITPVANLEAVEISGTTVRRASLHNADQIEKLDIRVGDEVYVEKGGEIIPKIVAVDLTKRPENSTPTVYATRCPECNTELVRNEGDAKHYCPNDMACPPQVKGRIEHFISRKAMDIDGIGAETVGQLVDAGFINNYADLYDLTVEQVLPLERMAQKSAENMINGIEASKQVPFERVLFGLGIRYVGETIAKKLAKHYKNIDSLFNMPAEPEKTSIDLFADVSSAADKKMEELTAVPEIGESIAQSLVEFIQNEDQMAIVERLKNAGLQFALSEEQLEGQTDKLSGKSFVISGVFEMSRNDLKKLVENNGGKNSSSISSKTDYLIRGDKMGPSKLEKAEKLGITMISEQEFLAMI
- a CDS encoding beta-N-acetylhexosaminidase codes for the protein MSARFLILCSLILTLFSCAEPQVKLLSPSIIPAPQSLQVNAGHFTINEETTLSNNDDFTASYNFLNNFLEHATDRTWKTEYSETNSIILEYDDSISSKEGYSIESNEHNITIKASTDAGAFYAVQSLLQLMPADHNNTTEIHIPAVTIKDEPRFKYRGMHLDVSRHMYDVDFIKKYINAMAMLKMNNFHWHLTDDQGWRIEIKKYPRLQEVAAYRDSTLLGHYNDTPHQYDGKKYGGFYTQEEVREVIAFAKARHINVIPEIEMPGHAQAAIAAYPELGCTGENVQVAMKWGVFEDIYCPSEETFTFLENVLDEVMELFPSKYIHIGGDEAPKTQWKTSDVAQQVIKENGLKDEHELQSYFIQRMEKYLNSKGRQIIGWDEILEGGLAPNATVMSWRGTNGAVEAAKARHDVIMTPTSHAYFDYYQSENDDEPLAIGGFLPLEKVYNFNPIPKELSDEEAIHVLGVQGNVWTEYMTTSEQVEYMAFPRMLAMSEVAWSVDENKNYDSFINRVEYFHKRLDAMDINYANHLYEIEGTLNEDQAYELSTKTIGKQIRFTTDGSEPDSSSTVYESPFPFTADMTLKAQVFDDDEPLGRLFTQELLYHKGVGATISINKEPHNSYPGSGASGLINGIKGSDSRYGDSEWLGFWGDDIEIEITFKEPVLISEIELRFYNAPGQWIYAPEEFSFYSRFESGVLVADKILFKNEFQSSLVDFKYEFGKYNKGYKSRNVKFIIPNYGIIPDGNQGAGNKAWTFIDEIIIK
- a CDS encoding copper homeostasis protein CutC; amino-acid sequence: MLLEICASNYQSALNAQKAGAHRIELCSELAVGGITPSYGLLKKVMEELTIPVMVLIRPRSGNFVFSNADFDIMKRDIELCKELGCAGIVSGVLTADFKIDIRRTSELIELARPLPFTFHRAFDHINNPEQAVVDLVNLGAKRILTSGQYSKAIDGLENLKRYQEIGSDELIIMPGGGINAGNNSAFAKANFKEVHASATEIIEQTKEEKVPMNSPKFLQENIEVISGKENITTILKNLQHED